One window from the genome of Rhodocyclaceae bacterium encodes:
- a CDS encoding tripartite tricarboxylate transporter substrate binding protein, with product MIATDHATHRAVRLARGLLAGALIAAAGAAAAQAAFPVKPVRVIVTFSAGGAADFTARVVAERLTDLWKQQVLVENRVSAGGNVGVEAVVRAPADGYTLLLASSAQPINVALYPKLPFDLFKDLAPIALVTVSPMALAVNPRAKETDLRAFTANMRANPGKLSYATCGIATSHHFAFELYKFQAKLNALHIPYRGCAAAVADAVGGQVDTVMSSLNTLLPHQAGGRLRVLAITARNRSASAPDVPTFRESGVPELKDYASSVYYGFMAPAATPPDIVAKIEADLRKVMALPEVAQKVAGGGLEVAFASGAEMMATMRTDAEQLRRIVEFAGIKPE from the coding sequence ATGATCGCCACCGATCACGCAACCCACCGCGCCGTGCGCCTCGCCCGCGGCCTGCTCGCTGGCGCCCTCATCGCCGCAGCCGGCGCGGCCGCCGCGCAGGCGGCGTTCCCGGTCAAGCCGGTGCGCGTCATCGTCACCTTCTCAGCCGGCGGTGCGGCCGACTTCACCGCGCGCGTGGTCGCCGAACGGCTGACCGACCTGTGGAAGCAGCAGGTGCTGGTCGAGAATCGCGTCAGCGCCGGTGGCAATGTCGGTGTCGAAGCCGTGGTGCGTGCGCCGGCGGACGGCTACACGCTATTGCTCGCCTCGTCCGCGCAGCCGATCAACGTCGCGCTCTATCCGAAGCTGCCGTTCGACCTGTTCAAGGACCTCGCACCGATCGCGCTGGTCACGGTGTCGCCGATGGCACTGGCCGTGAATCCGCGGGCGAAAGAGACCGACCTGCGTGCGTTCACCGCGAACATGCGCGCGAATCCGGGCAAGCTGTCCTACGCTACTTGCGGCATCGCCACTTCGCACCACTTCGCGTTCGAACTGTACAAGTTCCAGGCGAAGCTCAACGCGCTGCACATTCCGTATCGCGGCTGCGCGGCGGCGGTGGCCGACGCAGTGGGTGGACAGGTCGACACGGTGATGTCTTCGCTCAACACGCTCCTGCCGCACCAGGCGGGGGGCCGGCTGAGGGTACTGGCGATCACCGCGCGCAACCGCTCTGCCTCTGCGCCCGACGTGCCGACCTTCCGCGAATCGGGCGTGCCCGAGTTGAAGGACTACGCGAGCAGCGTGTACTACGGGTTCATGGCGCCGGCGGCAACCCCGCCCGACATCGTGGCGAAGATCGAGGCCGACCTGCGCAAGGTGATGGCCTTGCCCGAAGTCGCGCAGAAGGTGGCCGGCGGCGGGCTCGAAGTGGCTTTCGCGAGCGGCGCCGAGATGATGGCCACGATGCGTACCGACGCAGAGCAGTTGCGCAGGATCGTCGAGTTCGCGGGCATCAAGCCCGAGTGA